In the genome of Planctomycetaceae bacterium, the window CCAGCGCACTCTGCCGCGCCACGCCGGCGGCGGCGTAAAGGGCCGGTCCCAGGCACAGGACCGGACAGCCCATCGCCAGCGATTCGATGCCGGCAGTGCTGTTGATCGTCACGCAGAAAGACGCCCGCTCCAGGGCGTGGCGGAGCTGGCCGCGCTGCAGCGTCGCGCGGCGCCAGGCGCCGGGCGCCAGCGGCTGCAGCGGATGCGGTCGCACGCGGATGGCGCAGCCTTTGGGCGCGGCGGCCTCGACCGCGGCGATCAGCGGCCCGGGGGTGTCGATCTCGCTGTCGTAAAGCTGCGCGTCGCCGGTGACCTGGGCGAGCACGACGATGGGTCCCTTGCGCACCCGCACGGGCTTGGGCTGCCGCCCCCAGGCCTTGAGGAACCGCTCGCGGCCTTGGGGCGGGCACGGACGCGCGAAACACTCGGGCGTCGCCCACGATGCGCGATGACTGAAGCCCAGGCGGTCGATCTGCACGTAGTTCATGCGGTCGAACCAGCCCCGCTCCATCGCAAAGATGGGCACGCCCTCCTGTCGCAATCGCTCTGCGCAGCGGCCGATTTCGCCCTTGAGAGCGTTCCAGACAAACACCGCCTCGACCGGCCGATGGAACAGTTTCTCTGTGCCCACCGGCGGTGCTGCGACACAGGGCTCGAAGCCCAAACGCAACAGCGCCTTGAACAGGTGCCGGTGCGGCATGCCCTCTGGCCCGCTCTGCCGCCATTGCCGCGGCGAAGCTATGATTCCAATGCGTCGTCCCATGCGACCACCTCGATTGCTTCAAGTCGTGTTCCGTGCGATACGCTGACGAGAGTTCCGCCCAGTGCCCCGACCACCGACGCCGCGTGCGCGAAGGCCCGCTCGATGCATGCCCCCGGCGGCGGGGCGTAGCGGCCTTCCAGGCCGGTCGAGACGTTGTACGGATCGATCATGTCCAGGTGCCCGCCGCCGTAGTCGACGCCGGCCAGCACGATCCGCCGCGCGCCCTGCAGCCACGCCCAGTTGGCGGCCATCAGGACCACCGAGGGGTTCTTCATGACAGCCGCCTCGCCGTTGGAGTCGAAGACCGCCTCCGCCTGCCAGCCGTCT includes:
- a CDS encoding DUF6716 putative glycosyltransferase, whose translation is MGRRIGIIASPRQWRQSGPEGMPHRHLFKALLRLGFEPCVAAPPVGTEKLFHRPVEAVFVWNALKGEIGRCAERLRQEGVPIFAMERGWFDRMNYVQIDRLGFSHRASWATPECFARPCPPQGRERFLKAWGRQPKPVRVRKGPIVVLAQVTGDAQLYDSEIDTPGPLIAAVEAAAPKGCAIRVRPHPLQPLAPGAWRRATLQRGQLRHALERASFCVTINSTAGIESLAMGCPVLCLGPALYAAAGVARQSALADLPAAVADMRRGWRPRQEAVENFLFHLACRQWSLEELVDATCLDRLLNP